Proteins from a genomic interval of Patescibacteria group bacterium:
- a CDS encoding DUF1846 family protein: protein MVVRRKIIGKSQENKNISFDNEKYLAEQTKAILERVKQFNNKLYLEFGGKLGYDYHAARVLPGYDSDVKLKLLRRLKNKVEIILCIYADDIARGKVRGDFAITYDFATLKLIDDLKKWGLDKVTVLITRFKGEPAVIKFKNKLEKRKIKIYIHKEIKNYPSDVDFAVSKNGFGKNCYIPTRRPIVVVNGPGPNSGKMATCLSQLYHDHKRGKKSGYAKFETFPIWNLPLEHMANVAYEAATADIGDYNVVDPFHLKAYGKTTVNYNRDVENFPILKKLLEKIVGDDKELPYQSPTDMGVNRAGFAIINDEAIRRASRQELVRRYFRYNCEYICGAEKKETVERVEKLLGENDIKISERKAVEIARKIGKEAFAQGRGHKGISCGAAIELKDGKIITALNSKLMHAASALIIEVLKVLGGIPETAPLVPVNFFKKISSAKTGILNSDSRSLDLNEVLMALIIYSNANPKVKSALDNLKQIKGCEMHMTHMPTPGDEVALKKIGINLTCDPNFSSRNLFIV, encoded by the coding sequence ATGGTCGTTAGAAGAAAAATAATTGGCAAAAGTCAGGAAAATAAAAATATTAGTTTTGACAATGAGAAATACTTGGCCGAACAAACAAAAGCGATTTTAGAGAGAGTTAAGCAATTTAACAATAAATTATATTTGGAGTTCGGCGGGAAATTGGGCTATGATTATCACGCCGCCCGGGTTTTGCCCGGGTATGACAGCGATGTTAAATTAAAATTGTTGCGGAGGCTGAAAAATAAAGTTGAAATTATTTTATGTATTTACGCCGATGATATTGCCAGGGGGAAAGTGCGGGGCGATTTCGCCATAACTTATGATTTCGCCACTCTGAAATTAATTGACGATTTGAAAAAATGGGGCCTGGACAAGGTGACTGTTTTAATCACCCGCTTCAAAGGAGAGCCGGCGGTAATAAAATTCAAAAACAAACTGGAGAAAAGAAAAATAAAAATCTATATCCACAAGGAGATAAAAAACTATCCCAGTGACGTTGATTTCGCGGTAAGCAAAAACGGTTTTGGAAAAAATTGCTATATTCCGACCAGGCGCCCGATAGTTGTGGTTAACGGGCCCGGCCCCAATAGCGGCAAAATGGCGACCTGCCTTTCCCAGCTTTATCATGACCACAAAAGAGGCAAAAAATCCGGCTATGCCAAATTTGAAACTTTTCCCATCTGGAATTTGCCCTTGGAGCATATGGCGAATGTGGCTTACGAAGCGGCGACGGCCGATATCGGCGATTATAATGTTGTTGATCCTTTCCACCTTAAAGCTTATGGCAAAACAACGGTTAACTATAACCGAGACGTGGAAAATTTTCCCATTTTAAAAAAACTGCTGGAAAAAATTGTCGGCGATGACAAAGAATTGCCTTACCAGTCTCCGACCGATATGGGGGTTAATCGGGCCGGGTTTGCCATTATTAATGATGAAGCGATTAGACGGGCCAGCCGGCAGGAGCTAGTCAGGCGTTATTTCCGTTATAATTGCGAATATATTTGCGGAGCGGAAAAAAAAGAAACGGTTGAAAGAGTGGAAAAATTATTGGGAGAAAATGACATAAAAATAAGCGAAAGGAAAGCGGTGGAAATAGCCAGAAAAATCGGCAAGGAAGCTTTTGCCCAGGGGAGGGGACACAAAGGAATTTCCTGCGGGGCGGCGATTGAGCTGAAAGACGGAAAAATAATTACCGCTTTAAATTCAAAATTAATGCATGCCGCTTCCGCTTTGATTATTGAGGTTCTGAAAGTGTTGGGGGGTATTCCCGAAACCGCTCCCTTGGTTCCCGTTAATTTTTTTAAAAAAATTTCTTCGGCAAAAACGGGAATTTTGAATTCAGATTCCCGCAGTTTGGATTTAAACGAGGTTTTAATGGCTTTGATTATTTATTCCAATGCCAATCCGAAGGTGAAATCGGCTTTGGATAATTTAAAACAGATAAAAGGTTGCGAAATGCACATGACTCATATGCCAACGCCGGGCGATGAAGTGGCCTTGAAAAAGATAGGCATAAATTTAACTTGCGACCCCAATTTTTCCTCGCGCAACTTATTTATTGTTTAA
- a CDS encoding S41 family peptidase gives MLYTIKSKYVGENKRNKWLKRTAMVILILILMAVSFGSGLYISQKSEVVKELAKKEAVYLGQLTSKYGQSRNDILSRDTDFNLFWEVWDTLKKEYVDREGLNDKEMFYGALKGMVASLGDPYTVFMDPKLSREFEEDMAGTFEGIGAEIGIRKEVLTIIAPLDGMPAQKAGLASGDKVYYIDGETTAGMTVDEAVRKIRGPKGTDVTLTIFREGSDGARDITITRGVIVVKSVKTETIALAENAGGAGEEKNDDIFVLKISNFNNDTLDLFNKAARDILAKDPAGIILDLRNNPGGYLDTAIELASEWVDNGLVVTEKFSEEKKNEYFSRGRARLKDYPTVVLVNGGSASASEILAGALRDHKKATIVGGQTFGKGSVQTLREFGDGSSVKITVAKWLTPNGDSINDEGIKPDIEIEMTPEDYEENKDPQMEKAVEILRSK, from the coding sequence ATGCTTTACACCATAAAATCAAAATATGTGGGCGAAAACAAAAGAAACAAGTGGCTGAAAAGAACGGCCATGGTTATTTTAATTTTAATTCTGATGGCGGTTTCTTTCGGCTCCGGTTTATATATTTCACAGAAGAGCGAGGTTGTGAAGGAATTGGCGAAAAAGGAAGCGGTTTACCTCGGGCAATTGACCAGCAAATACGGCCAGAGCCGGAATGACATCTTGAGCCGGGATACCGATTTCAATTTATTTTGGGAAGTTTGGGATACTTTAAAAAAGGAATACGTTGATAGGGAGGGCCTGAACGACAAAGAGATGTTTTACGGAGCCTTGAAGGGGATGGTAGCGTCCTTGGGCGACCCCTATACGGTTTTTATGGACCCGAAATTGTCCCGGGAATTTGAAGAAGACATGGCCGGCACTTTTGAGGGCATTGGCGCGGAAATAGGGATCAGAAAAGAAGTTTTAACCATTATCGCGCCCCTGGACGGCATGCCGGCGCAGAAAGCGGGGCTGGCCTCCGGAGACAAAGTTTATTACATTGACGGCGAGACAACAGCCGGGATGACGGTTGATGAAGCCGTGAGAAAAATTCGCGGCCCGAAGGGAACGGATGTTACTTTGACGATTTTCCGCGAAGGCAGCGACGGGGCCAGAGACATCACCATTACCCGCGGCGTGATTGTTGTCAAAAGCGTGAAAACGGAAACCATAGCTTTGGCGGAAAATGCCGGCGGGGCTGGCGAAGAAAAAAATGATGACATTTTTGTTTTAAAGATAAGCAATTTCAATAATGACACTTTGGATTTGTTTAACAAGGCGGCGCGCGACATCCTGGCGAAAGATCCGGCCGGCATAATTTTGGATTTGCGCAACAACCCCGGCGGTTATTTGGACACGGCGATTGAACTGGCCAGCGAATGGGTGGATAACGGCCTTGTCGTGACGGAAAAATTCAGCGAGGAAAAAAAGAACGAGTATTTTTCGCGGGGAAGGGCCAGGTTGAAAGATTACCCCACTGTGGTTTTGGTTAATGGCGGCAGCGCCTCGGCTTCGGAAATTTTAGCCGGCGCTTTGCGGGACCATAAAAAAGCCACGATTGTCGGGGGGCAAACTTTTGGCAAAGGTTCGGTTCAGACCCTTAGGGAGTTCGGAGACGGATCTTCGGTAAAGATAACCGTGGCAAAATGGTTGACGCCGAACGGCGACTCCATCAATGACGAGGGGATTAAGCCGGATATTGAAATTGAAATGACGCCCGAAGACTATGAGGAAAATAAAGACCCGCAGATGGAAAAAGCGGTTGAAATTTTGAGAAGCAAATAA